In a single window of the Callithrix jacchus isolate 240 chromosome 1, calJac240_pri, whole genome shotgun sequence genome:
- the LOC118147770 gene encoding uncharacterized protein LOC118147770 produces the protein MPPPAAAHSPRGLPSRPRLSAPARAPSRSVGPQPSALGSRTPALSAPLQALSPRPPDLLLASALTARVRPERHQHEVVREPRHGEGRGAAPGARAGSAARGLEGGTLMARPRPWTAHPGHPGFSPRRRRRLRRRQWPGLPPPSSQPAGPPGRPVRLRALIPPLCGRGLKSRVSIGPASGRAASESGAPRPSLPTLGPGRRPSGREPGLRVLQEGVL, from the exons ATGCCGCCCCCAGCGGCCGCCCATTCTCCCCGCGGGCTGCCCAGCCGGCCCCGGCTTTCAGCCCCCGCCCGGGCCCCGTCCCGGTCCGTCGGccctcagccctcagccctcGGGTCCCGGACCCCGGCCCTCAGTGCCCCGCTCCAGGCCCTCAGTCCTCGGCCCCCCGACCTG CTCTTGGCTTCGGCACTCACCGCGCGGGTGCGGCCCGAACGCCACCAGCACGAAGTAGTCCGCGAGCCGCGCCATGGCGAGGGACGCGGGGCGGCCCCAGGGGCGCGGGCGGGCTCCGCGGCTCGGGGACTCGAAGGCGGCACGCTCATGGCCCGGCCCCGGCCCTGGACCGCGCACCCCGGACACCCCGGATTCTctccgcggcggcggcggcggctgcggcggcggcAGTGGCCCGGACTCCCGCCGCCATCTTCCCAGCCAGCCGGCCCGCCCGGCCGCCCCGTGCGCCTGCGCGCTCTGATCCCTCCCCTGTGTGGGCGGGGCCTGAAATCGCGCGTCTCCATTGGCCCAGCGAGTGGGAGGGCGGCTTCCGAGAGCGGCGCGCCTCGCCCATCGCTGCCCACTTTGGGGCCCGGACGCCGCCCCTCGGGCCGGGAACCCGGACTGCGGGTCCTGCAG gaagGTGTCCTATAG